The following proteins are encoded in a genomic region of Paenibacillus sp. FSL R7-0273:
- the phnE gene encoding phosphonate ABC transporter, permease protein PhnE codes for MNTIEKQLGAAPRRSLYLSTIAVIVGALFIWSLTAVNFNQIEQNSLRIAKNIIYGLTHPDTELLFNVSKQSVLYLLLETVAIAFLGTVVGAVLAVPLAFLAASNIVPKPVSWLTRLVLIVIRTVPALVYGLMLIRVTGPGAFAGVLTVGITSIGMLAKLYVDAIEELDKRVLESMTSVGCSTFEKIRFGIVPQLLSTFLSVMIYRFDMNMREASILGLVGAGGIGAPLIFAMRSYKWDQVGSILIGLVIFILIIEFFSNKIRARLVKG; via the coding sequence ATGAATACCATTGAAAAGCAGCTGGGAGCCGCTCCCCGCCGTTCATTATATCTAAGCACCATTGCGGTCATTGTCGGTGCGCTGTTCATCTGGTCGCTCACGGCAGTGAATTTCAACCAGATCGAGCAGAACAGTCTTAGAATTGCCAAAAATATTATATACGGGCTTACTCATCCGGATACAGAGCTGCTGTTCAATGTATCGAAGCAAAGCGTGCTGTATCTGCTGCTGGAGACAGTGGCTATAGCCTTTCTTGGAACCGTAGTAGGCGCAGTGCTTGCGGTACCGCTTGCCTTCCTTGCTGCCTCCAACATCGTACCGAAGCCGGTATCCTGGCTTACGAGACTGGTGCTGATCGTCATCCGTACCGTACCGGCGCTCGTCTACGGCTTAATGCTGATCCGGGTAACCGGTCCTGGCGCCTTTGCCGGAGTGCTGACGGTCGGCATAACCTCCATCGGGATGCTGGCCAAGCTCTATGTGGATGCTATTGAGGAGCTGGATAAGCGGGTTCTGGAGTCGATGACCTCGGTGGGCTGCAGCACCTTTGAGAAGATCAGGTTCGGCATTGTACCTCAGCTTCTGTCGACGTTCCTGTCTGTAATGATCTACCGCTTCGATATGAACATGCGGGAGGCCTCGATTCTGGGGCTGGTTGGCGCCGGCGGCATCGGGGCCCCGCTGATCTTCGCCATGCGGAGCTACAAGTGGGACCAGGTCGGCTCGATTCTGATCGGACTGGTCATATTTATCCTCATTATTGAGTTTTTCTCCAACAAGATCCGTGCAAGGCTGGTAAAGGGGTAA
- a CDS encoding DCC1-like thiol-disulfide oxidoreductase family protein — protein sequence MLKRIKERLYDRKEQAFPLAVFRIGFSLVMILELLQMMTLRELIFQKDSLAATVPAFLTALFVLWIIALVLLLIGYLTRPAAIVNYAISVYLLGFVVVNEANNWQVDSLFLTGAFLLMFMPVSACVSIESLMERRRQARVRVRKLPRPQVRFVHTAFLILLIGLFYLDSMLYKLSSDMYLSGLGLWAPASLPFATYYDVSWLINHEWLVRILGYSLLLYEGLYIFLVWFKPLRVWMSVAGILLHAGVLVVFPIPVMSLLVITIHLAIIPESAYRKLYDRWIAAKHKRLAVYYDRLCPLCRQTVGILSALDFRKAIEWKALQDFAAEEKLLADIPEADLLHDIYAVENGTRLHKGVDTYAAVLRSMGWAYPAGLLLGLPPFHGIAARIYGKVAAKRKREGGCTDSTCGIGIVAPPEKAGTPFSGKFWPAGTFLLLWAVSFLIISFATPAYGKYLTGENSSLTATLRDMAAVYKRITYPVLGWTNHGVYTETHYAEYDFQTRLVYVDGDSSVPLPIMDEEGFSRGYKVGRQWDNWAYATVKPDVSYGQASSSMLGYAAFWAKDSGTDLHSGNGHIEIQRKPIEVSMKDFRPGLLRDNMGQPWSRIGEIAASGGSLQLALDGAAGSQEQGTWGEAVDAAVNATAAALQ from the coding sequence ATGTTGAAGAGGATTAAAGAGAGGCTGTATGACCGGAAGGAGCAGGCCTTTCCGCTGGCGGTGTTCCGGATCGGATTCTCACTTGTAATGATACTTGAATTGCTGCAGATGATGACGCTCAGAGAACTGATTTTTCAAAAAGACAGCCTGGCTGCGACCGTACCGGCCTTTCTAACCGCATTGTTTGTGTTATGGATAATAGCGCTGGTGCTGCTGTTAATCGGATATCTGACCCGTCCGGCTGCCATTGTCAATTATGCAATCAGTGTGTATCTGCTGGGCTTTGTTGTGGTGAATGAAGCGAATAACTGGCAGGTGGACTCGCTGTTTCTGACAGGAGCGTTCCTGTTAATGTTCATGCCTGTGTCAGCGTGCGTGTCGATAGAAAGTCTAATGGAACGCCGCCGTCAGGCCAGAGTCCGTGTGCGCAAGCTGCCGCGTCCGCAGGTACGGTTTGTCCATACCGCGTTTCTGATTCTGCTGATCGGACTGTTTTATCTCGATTCGATGCTCTACAAGCTTTCCTCCGATATGTATCTCTCGGGACTGGGCTTATGGGCTCCGGCATCCCTTCCATTTGCTACTTATTATGATGTCTCCTGGCTGATCAATCATGAGTGGCTGGTGCGTATCCTCGGTTATTCTCTGCTTCTCTATGAAGGTTTGTACATTTTCCTGGTGTGGTTTAAGCCGCTCCGGGTGTGGATGAGTGTTGCCGGAATACTCCTGCATGCCGGAGTGCTGGTAGTCTTCCCGATTCCGGTAATGAGCCTGCTGGTAATTACGATTCATCTGGCGATAATTCCGGAGAGTGCCTACCGTAAGCTGTATGACCGGTGGATCGCGGCGAAGCACAAACGGCTGGCCGTCTATTATGACCGGCTCTGCCCGCTGTGCCGCCAGACCGTCGGCATCCTCTCGGCACTGGATTTCCGCAAGGCGATTGAGTGGAAGGCGCTGCAGGATTTTGCGGCTGAGGAAAAGCTTCTGGCTGACATCCCCGAGGCCGACCTGCTCCATGATATTTATGCGGTGGAGAACGGAACCAGGCTGCATAAAGGTGTGGACACCTACGCTGCGGTTCTGCGGTCGATGGGCTGGGCTTATCCGGCCGGTCTGCTGCTTGGCCTGCCGCCGTTTCATGGCATTGCCGCCCGCATTTACGGGAAGGTGGCAGCCAAACGCAAACGCGAGGGCGGCTGCACAGACAGCACCTGCGGCATAGGGATTGTGGCTCCGCCGGAGAAGGCGGGGACTCCGTTTAGCGGAAAGTTCTGGCCTGCCGGGACCTTCCTGCTGCTGTGGGCCGTTTCATTCCTTATCATTTCCTTTGCAACACCGGCCTACGGTAAGTATCTTACCGGTGAGAACAGCAGCCTGACGGCTACCCTAAGGGATATGGCCGCAGTCTACAAGCGGATAACCTATCCTGTACTGGGCTGGACTAACCATGGTGTGTATACGGAGACGCATTATGCGGAGTACGATTTTCAGACCCGGCTGGTCTATGTAGACGGTGATTCATCTGTACCGCTGCCGATAATGGACGAGGAAGGCTTTTCCCGGGGATATAAGGTCGGCCGGCAATGGGATAACTGGGCCTACGCCACGGTCAAGCCGGATGTTTCATACGGGCAGGCCAGCAGCAGCATGCTGGGTTACGCCGCCTTCTGGGCGAAAGACAGCGGTACGGACCTGCACTCAGGCAACGGGCATATTGAAATCCAGCGGAAGCCGATTGAGGTGTCCATGAAGGACTTCCGCCCCGGCCTGCTGCGGGACAATATGGGCCAGCCGTGGAGCCGGATCGGCGAAATTGCAGCCAGCGGCGGCAGCCTGCAGCTAGCGCTGGACGGCGCTGCCGGCAGCCAAGAGCAGGGGACCTGGGGTGAGGCAGTGGACGCTGCGGTAAATGCTACTGCAGCTGCATTGCAGTAG
- the phnC gene encoding phosphonate ABC transporter ATP-binding protein has product MIQFIDVNKTYNNGTTALSNINLTIGQGEFVAVIGLSGAGKSTLIRCINRIHDISGGQLLVDEVDVSKLRGRHIRRFRRRIGMIFQSFNLVTRTSVMNNVLVSFVPGLPWWRKLTGIFRKEHKILALEALDKVGILDKAFVRVDQLSGGQQQRVALARTLAQNPDIILADEPIASLDPVTARIVMDDFKKINQEMNISVIMNIHHVEIALEYADRIIGIRKGEVVFDGATSGVTQEILQEIYGGKWEAEKAAMEEQPAYV; this is encoded by the coding sequence ATGATTCAGTTTATCGATGTGAATAAAACCTATAATAACGGCACGACTGCTCTCAGCAATATCAATTTGACAATCGGGCAAGGTGAATTCGTTGCCGTAATCGGCCTCTCCGGTGCCGGCAAATCGACATTGATCCGTTGCATTAACCGTATACATGATATTTCCGGCGGCCAGCTGCTGGTCGACGAGGTAGACGTGTCCAAGCTCAGAGGACGGCATATCCGCAGATTCCGGCGCAGAATCGGGATGATTTTCCAGTCCTTTAATCTGGTAACACGCACGAGCGTAATGAACAACGTGCTGGTATCCTTCGTGCCGGGGCTGCCCTGGTGGAGAAAGCTGACGGGAATCTTCCGCAAGGAGCACAAGATTCTGGCGCTGGAGGCGCTCGACAAGGTCGGCATTCTGGACAAGGCCTTTGTCCGGGTGGACCAGCTGTCGGGAGGCCAGCAGCAGCGGGTGGCCCTGGCGCGGACGCTGGCCCAGAATCCGGATATCATTCTGGCGGACGAGCCGATTGCTTCCCTTGACCCCGTTACGGCACGGATTGTGATGGACGACTTCAAGAAGATCAACCAGGAGATGAACATCTCTGTCATTATGAATATCCACCATGTCGAGATCGCGCTTGAATATGCGGACCGTATTATCGGAATCCGCAAGGGTGAGGTTGTGTTCGACGGTGCAACAAGCGGGGTAACCCAGGAGATTCTGCAGGAGATTTACGGCGGGAAGTGGGAAGCGGAAAAAGCAGCAATGGAGGAGCAGCCGGCCTATGTATGA
- a CDS encoding AraC family transcriptional regulator: protein MYRRLLPLITESDKELPYYLVDAGVHWEQEPIVRPDGYLYQWIQCVEGEGELITGGRTFRVKEGTAMLLLKGAPHEYYAVSPSWRVNWIVFDGHQVESFLKRTAGITAPGVYYISKPEIFTARIQSIMDIQQSDYALRSLEWSAQIYSLLIEMVQYASVHPHNSASSLNLKLKPLFDYIEQNAHKPLTLEEMAGVAGITPQHLCTVFKKTTNIRIFQYIHSVRIKNSKELLLRSPNMPVKDVALLSGFEDPNYFCTVFKKHEQLSPNQFRKLYY from the coding sequence ATGTACAGGCGGCTTCTGCCCCTCATCACGGAATCAGACAAGGAGCTTCCCTACTACCTTGTGGATGCGGGTGTTCACTGGGAGCAGGAGCCGATTGTCCGTCCGGACGGCTACTTATATCAATGGATTCAATGTGTGGAAGGCGAAGGCGAGCTGATCACCGGCGGCAGAACCTTCCGGGTAAAAGAAGGCACAGCGATGCTGCTGCTCAAGGGGGCTCCCCATGAGTATTATGCGGTCAGCCCGTCCTGGCGGGTGAACTGGATTGTGTTCGACGGCCATCAGGTGGAGAGCTTTCTGAAGCGGACGGCGGGGATTACCGCTCCGGGGGTTTACTATATTTCGAAGCCTGAGATTTTTACGGCCAGAATCCAGAGCATTATGGATATTCAGCAGTCCGACTATGCCCTGCGAAGCCTGGAATGGTCCGCACAAATCTATTCCCTGCTCATTGAAATGGTCCAGTATGCCTCTGTCCACCCGCACAACAGCGCATCCAGCCTCAATCTGAAGCTGAAACCGCTGTTTGACTATATCGAGCAGAATGCCCACAAACCGCTGACACTGGAGGAGATGGCCGGAGTGGCCGGCATTACGCCGCAGCACCTGTGCACTGTGTTCAAGAAGACGACGAACATCCGGATTTTCCAGTACATCCATTCGGTGCGGATCAAGAACAGCAAGGAGCTGCTGCTGCGCAGTCCCAATATGCCGGTAAAAGACGTTGCCCTCCTGTCCGGGTTCGAGGACCCCAACTATTTCTGCACCGTGTTCAAAAAGCACGAGCAGCTCAGCCCCAACCAGTTCAGGAAGTTGTATTACTGA
- the phnE gene encoding phosphonate ABC transporter, permease protein PhnE gives MYDKLFPPRKIELPSGKIVLQKRSRTPLVVLLLLICTIASAQFTGFSLRLLVTRIHEFFTIIIAMIPPDWQSLSRIWSPLLDTIKMSLLGSIIGAVVALPVAVAASANIVQSKVLIVLSKAVLSLLRTLPTLVSALIATFVFGLGPMAGTVAITLFTISYVGKLLYEQIENVDMGPFEAMESLGMTRLEAFRFAIMPQVLPGYISTSLYCFEGNVRYAAILGYVGAGGIGLLINEGLGWRDYPAVGMIIFVLIVTVYLIERVSEHFRKKLI, from the coding sequence ATGTATGATAAACTTTTTCCTCCCCGTAAAATTGAGCTTCCCAGCGGTAAAATTGTGCTGCAGAAGCGTTCGCGCACGCCGCTTGTCGTTCTGCTGCTACTTATCTGCACGATAGCCTCAGCACAATTCACGGGCTTCAGCCTCCGGCTGCTGGTTACACGGATTCATGAATTTTTTACGATTATCATTGCAATGATTCCGCCGGACTGGCAGAGCCTGTCCCGGATCTGGTCCCCCCTGCTGGATACGATCAAGATGTCTCTGCTGGGCTCCATTATCGGAGCCGTAGTGGCACTTCCGGTTGCTGTTGCCGCTTCCGCTAATATTGTCCAGTCCAAGGTGCTCATTGTGCTCAGCAAAGCGGTGCTCAGCCTGCTCCGGACGCTGCCGACGCTCGTATCCGCACTGATTGCCACCTTCGTATTTGGTCTTGGACCGATGGCCGGAACAGTGGCAATAACGCTGTTTACGATTTCCTATGTCGGCAAGCTGCTGTACGAGCAGATCGAGAATGTGGATATGGGTCCCTTTGAAGCGATGGAGTCACTCGGGATGACCAGGCTTGAGGCTTTTCGGTTCGCAATTATGCCGCAGGTGCTTCCGGGTTATATCTCAACCTCACTGTACTGCTTTGAAGGAAATGTACGTTATGCGGCAATTCTCGGCTATGTCGGGGCGGGAGGCATCGGGCTGCTGATTAATGAGGGGCTTGGCTGGCGGGATTATCCTGCGGTCGGTATGATTATATTCGTTCTGATTGTGACTGTGTATCTGATTGAAAGAGTCAGCGAGCATTTCCGCAAGAAGCTTATTTAA
- a CDS encoding glycoside hydrolase family 27 protein: MTHKLAAPTPPLGWNSWDCYGAAVTEAEIRGNAEYMAEHLKDYGWNYITVDIQWYEPYANSSQYRPFVPLVMDEYSRLMPAENRFPSAADGQGFKPLADYVHSLGLKFGIHIMRGIPRQAAHAGTALLGTTATAREIAHTNSICPWNTDMYGVDASKEGAQEYYDSLFELYAQWGVDLVKVDDIAASRLYDTHQPEIALISKAIERSGRPMVLSLSPGPAPVEYADFFVEHANMWRVTDDFWDLWPLLLDMFDRCRKWQGVPGDGSWPDCDMLPLGHIGIRSVDGGGADRWTRFTRDEQLTMMSLWSIFRSPLIFGGELRDNDEWTLSLLTNREVLRIQQESHGAREALCKGELIVWTAEHNDGTRYAAVFNTGESPLQVELALEEIGLSAAAGTELWSGEAAELAAGTLQTTVPPHGVRLYSFV, translated from the coding sequence ATGACACATAAGCTTGCAGCACCTACACCTCCGCTTGGCTGGAACAGCTGGGACTGCTACGGCGCAGCCGTAACGGAAGCCGAAATCCGCGGCAATGCAGAATATATGGCAGAGCATCTCAAAGACTACGGCTGGAACTACATCACCGTTGATATTCAGTGGTATGAGCCCTATGCGAACTCCTCCCAATACCGGCCGTTCGTGCCGCTGGTAATGGATGAATACTCCCGGCTCATGCCTGCGGAGAACCGCTTCCCTTCGGCAGCGGACGGCCAGGGCTTCAAGCCGCTGGCTGATTACGTGCACAGCCTCGGGCTGAAATTCGGCATTCATATTATGCGCGGCATTCCGCGTCAGGCTGCACACGCAGGAACGGCATTGCTCGGTACAACGGCGACAGCACGGGAGATCGCCCATACCAACTCCATCTGCCCATGGAACACGGATATGTATGGAGTAGACGCCTCTAAGGAAGGCGCTCAGGAATATTATGATTCCCTCTTTGAGCTGTATGCACAGTGGGGCGTCGATCTGGTCAAGGTGGATGACATCGCCGCTTCCAGGCTGTATGACACCCATCAGCCGGAGATTGCCCTGATCTCTAAGGCGATCGAGCGCAGCGGACGGCCGATGGTGCTGAGCCTGTCACCGGGCCCGGCTCCGGTGGAATACGCCGACTTCTTCGTGGAGCATGCCAATATGTGGCGGGTCACGGATGATTTTTGGGATCTGTGGCCGCTGCTGCTGGACATGTTCGACCGCTGCCGCAAGTGGCAGGGCGTACCCGGGGACGGCAGCTGGCCGGACTGCGATATGCTGCCGCTCGGCCATATCGGCATCCGCTCTGTAGACGGCGGCGGCGCAGACCGCTGGACCCGGTTCACGCGTGACGAGCAGCTGACGATGATGTCGCTCTGGAGCATTTTCCGCTCGCCGCTCATCTTCGGCGGCGAGCTGCGCGACAATGACGAGTGGACACTGTCATTGCTGACCAACCGCGAAGTGCTGCGCATCCAGCAGGAGAGCCACGGCGCCAGAGAAGCCCTCTGCAAGGGCGAGCTCATCGTATGGACTGCCGAGCATAACGACGGCACCCGTTATGCTGCGGTGTTCAACACCGGCGAAAGCCCGCTGCAGGTGGAGCTGGCTCTGGAAGAGATCGGCCTCAGCGCAGCAGCCGGCACCGAGCTGTGGAGCGGTGAAGCGGCTGAGCTGGCCGCAGGTACACTGCAGACAACCGTACCGCCGCATGGCGTGAGATTGTATAGCTTTGTGTAA
- a CDS encoding AraC family transcriptional regulator has protein sequence MEMSKGTYGFRFAEDKELKLCVLYAAGSDSITTPAYRWDGLERTDGPLLLFQYTLSGEGVFESGGRTYRVAAGQAFLAEIPGPHRYYYDTEASEPWEFMFLLFRPELILPHWRKFLREAGEVPYLPPDCAPIRLLKLIVADAAAGRISDPLIASSSIYQFMTELARMQVTSLRDKDNWSDNVRRAAEYIEQHYAQMISIDQLSEHVALSKYHLIRRFSASTGLTPGAYLTRVRTEKAMELLRGTSLSIEAIAGQIGYSSGSYFIKAFRSLTGLTPGEFRSGGESLTYRRLFFD, from the coding sequence ATGGAGATGTCAAAAGGCACCTACGGCTTCCGGTTCGCCGAAGATAAAGAGCTCAAGCTATGTGTGCTGTATGCCGCCGGCAGTGATTCCATTACCACGCCGGCTTACCGCTGGGACGGACTGGAGCGGACAGACGGTCCGCTTCTGCTGTTCCAGTACACCCTCTCCGGCGAGGGTGTTTTTGAATCCGGGGGCCGGACCTACCGGGTTGCCGCCGGACAGGCTTTTCTGGCGGAGATTCCCGGACCCCACCGTTATTATTATGATACGGAGGCTTCGGAGCCGTGGGAGTTCATGTTCCTGCTGTTCCGTCCCGAGCTGATTCTGCCCCACTGGCGCAAATTCCTGCGCGAAGCCGGCGAAGTCCCTTATCTGCCGCCCGACTGCGCACCAATCCGGCTGCTGAAGCTGATTGTCGCCGATGCGGCGGCAGGCCGGATCTCCGACCCGCTGATCGCCTCCTCCTCCATCTATCAGTTCATGACAGAGCTGGCCAGGATGCAGGTGACGTCTCTGCGGGACAAGGATAACTGGTCTGATAATGTAAGGCGGGCAGCTGAATATATAGAGCAGCACTATGCGCAGATGATCAGCATCGATCAGCTGTCAGAGCATGTGGCCCTGTCCAAATACCACCTGATCCGCCGGTTCTCAGCTAGTACCGGACTGACTCCCGGCGCTTATCTGACCCGGGTCCGCACTGAGAAGGCGATGGAGCTGCTCCGGGGAACCAGCCTCAGCATTGAAGCCATTGCCGGGCAGATCGGCTATTCCAGCGGCAGCTATTTCATCAAGGCCTTCCGCAGCCTGACCGGACTTACGCCGGGCGAATTCCGCAGCGGAGGCGAAAGCCTGACCTACCGCAGGCTGTTCTTCGATTAA
- a CDS encoding glycoside hydrolase family 2 TIM barrel-domain containing protein: MDKGWYNTMSRLETKIMDGWEFTLQQPEDGNFAPVKLPHDWAITAPVNTQMKQGEAQGFRDRWGTGWYRKRLTISGIKEGYVYKLHFGGIYENSTVWVNGKEAGGHKYGYTSFELDITDLIHEGDNLIQVKADNTVFPADRWYSGAGIYREVTLLELPQKHLVPYEVQVTTKIEGSTGIVIVKTGTTALVKAVLTDSDADTSYAEESDDQGVIRFEVPSAKLWSPEQPQLYRLELSLLQGDEAVDHYGLNVGIREIKMVPHKGMYINGQLAKVKGLCIHQDAGCLGTAVTAEIWKDRLLAFKKIGCNAIRTSHHIFMAELLDLCDELGLLVYEEPFDKWTGGAYGRYFETEWQRDLEGMVKRDRNHPCIFMWGVGNEVEHQGQASMLKILSMLRGHLLTLDDTRPVSYAMNPHFKVESNVDVSKIEDIQQFVDEADDTEIYDVAERVERIRRIGEIVDVVCCNYQEQWYPEIHEALPDKLILGTETYQFFRGHREQMQNFTADIPWMDVEQHDYVIGGMLWTGIDYLGESMGYPAKGWAGSLFYTNNVRKPLSYLYECYWSDKPMAYLAVMDYSLQDEGTKEHWDTPRYAGHWNFPQFNKTVIPYMIATNCEEVTLELNGKSFHVGKPAAYPGRMITGYLPYQPGTITVKGYIGGEEVSQYVLQTAGPAVRLVFDQELVHLKAEEVSQKLLTVRAVDTEGVPVFRDSSKVTFEVTGPAEIIAVDNSDLSSSEPYDRNWMHLYHGCLSTAIRLTGEKGRIVLSAYSEGMYPAQLVINVV, from the coding sequence ATAGATAAAGGATGGTACAACACAATGAGCAGACTTGAAACCAAAATCATGGACGGCTGGGAATTCACCCTGCAGCAGCCTGAGGACGGAAATTTCGCACCCGTAAAGCTGCCGCATGACTGGGCGATCACCGCTCCGGTAAATACGCAGATGAAGCAGGGAGAGGCTCAGGGCTTCAGGGACCGCTGGGGAACAGGCTGGTACAGAAAGCGGCTGACCATCAGCGGCATTAAGGAAGGCTATGTGTATAAGCTGCATTTTGGCGGAATCTATGAAAATAGTACAGTCTGGGTCAACGGCAAAGAAGCAGGCGGCCATAAATACGGCTATACCAGCTTTGAACTGGATATCACAGACCTGATTCATGAAGGCGATAACCTGATTCAGGTTAAGGCAGATAACACCGTGTTCCCGGCGGACAGATGGTATTCGGGTGCAGGCATTTACCGTGAAGTAACCCTGCTGGAGCTGCCGCAGAAGCATCTGGTGCCTTATGAAGTTCAAGTAACAACGAAGATTGAAGGCAGTACTGGCATTGTCATTGTAAAAACCGGCACAACAGCCCTCGTAAAAGCCGTACTCACTGATTCAGACGCAGACACCTCTTACGCTGAAGAGTCCGACGATCAGGGCGTTATCCGGTTTGAGGTTCCATCAGCGAAGCTGTGGAGTCCGGAGCAGCCGCAGCTGTACCGTCTGGAGCTGTCGCTTTTGCAGGGGGATGAAGCTGTTGACCATTACGGCCTGAATGTCGGCATCCGGGAGATCAAAATGGTTCCGCACAAGGGAATGTATATCAACGGGCAGCTCGCCAAGGTCAAGGGGCTGTGTATCCACCAGGATGCAGGCTGTCTCGGAACGGCTGTAACGGCGGAGATCTGGAAAGACCGGCTGCTTGCCTTCAAAAAAATCGGCTGTAACGCCATCCGCACCTCCCACCATATTTTTATGGCAGAGTTACTGGATCTGTGTGATGAGCTGGGCCTGCTGGTGTACGAGGAGCCTTTTGACAAATGGACCGGCGGGGCTTATGGGCGTTATTTCGAGACCGAGTGGCAGCGTGATCTGGAGGGTATGGTGAAGCGGGACCGGAATCATCCGTGCATCTTTATGTGGGGTGTCGGCAATGAGGTGGAGCATCAGGGTCAGGCCTCCATGCTGAAGATTCTTAGTATGCTGAGAGGGCATCTGCTGACGCTGGATGATACGCGGCCGGTGTCGTATGCGATGAACCCGCATTTTAAGGTTGAGAGCAATGTAGATGTGTCCAAAATCGAGGATATCCAGCAGTTTGTTGACGAGGCGGATGATACGGAAATTTATGATGTGGCCGAACGGGTGGAGCGGATCCGCCGGATCGGGGAAATTGTCGATGTGGTCTGCTGCAATTACCAGGAGCAATGGTATCCCGAGATTCATGAGGCTTTGCCGGATAAGCTGATTCTGGGTACGGAGACTTATCAGTTTTTCCGCGGCCACCGCGAGCAGATGCAGAACTTTACGGCAGATATTCCGTGGATGGATGTGGAGCAGCATGATTATGTGATCGGCGGGATGCTGTGGACAGGAATTGACTACCTCGGGGAATCGATGGGCTATCCGGCAAAAGGCTGGGCGGGCTCGCTGTTCTATACGAATAATGTGCGCAAGCCGCTGTCTTATCTGTATGAATGCTACTGGTCTGATAAGCCGATGGCCTATCTGGCCGTCATGGATTATTCCCTGCAGGACGAGGGCACCAAGGAGCACTGGGATACGCCGCGGTATGCCGGCCATTGGAATTTCCCGCAGTTCAACAAGACGGTGATTCCATACATGATTGCTACGAACTGTGAAGAGGTCACTCTTGAATTGAACGGTAAAAGCTTTCATGTGGGCAAGCCGGCTGCTTACCCGGGCCGGATGATTACCGGCTATCTGCCTTATCAGCCAGGTACAATTACTGTAAAGGGGTATATCGGCGGCGAGGAAGTGAGCCAATATGTGCTGCAGACGGCAGGGCCTGCGGTCAGGCTGGTGTTTGATCAGGAGCTTGTGCATCTGAAAGCGGAGGAGGTATCGCAAAAGCTGCTCACTGTCCGGGCGGTAGACACTGAGGGTGTGCCGGTATTCCGCGACAGCTCCAAGGTGACCTTTGAGGTTACGGGACCTGCGGAGATCATTGCTGTGGACAATAGCGACCTCAGCTCAAGCGAGCCGTATGACCGCAATTGGATGCATCTGTATCATGGCTGTCTCAGCACGGCTATCCGGCTGACCGGGGAGAAGGGGCGCATCGTGTTGTCAGCCTACTCGGAGGGAATGTATCCGGCACAGCTGGTCATTAATGTAGTGTAA